A window of Sebastes umbrosus isolate fSebUmb1 chromosome 3, fSebUmb1.pri, whole genome shotgun sequence contains these coding sequences:
- the LOC119485632 gene encoding PDZ and LIM domain protein 3-like: protein MALNVVLDGPAPWGFRLTGGKDFNQPLSISRITPGSKAAVANLCAGDVVLAIEGVSATDMLHCEAQNKIKESTHRLSLTVERNEARMWSPRVVEDGKAHPYKMNLEAEQQEFKPIGAAHNRKAQPFVAAANIDDTHQVVSSAYNTPIGLYSSGNIQDAMEGQIRGLVLPKPSSPRTLTSIEDSDVYQMLQKDQEEPQEPRQSGSFRALQDFIDSDGTRPIVTRTVKAPSTKPTTPTGNLQKLPVCDKCGNGIVGTVVKARDKYRHPGCFVCSDCDVNLKQKGYFFVEGELYCETHARSRMRPPEGHDLITTFPSA from the exons ATCACTCCCGGCAGTAAGGCCGCCGTAGCCAACTTGTGTGCCGGTGACGTCGTCCTGGCCATCGAGGGAGTCTCGGCCACCGACATGCTGCACTGTGAAGCCCAGAACAAGATAAAAGAGTCCACCCATCGGCTCAGCCTCACTGTTGAAAG GAATGAAGCAAGAATGTGGTCACCACGTGTTGTGGAGGACGGTAAAGCTCACCCATATAAAATGAACCTGGAAGCAGAACAGCAG GAATTTAAACCTATTGGCGCAGCTCACAACCGGAAAGCTCAGCCGTTTGTTGCGGCGGCGAACATCGATGACACGCATCAGGTGGTCAGCTCAGCCTACAACACCCCTATAGGCCTCTACTCCTCAGGCAACATCCAGGACGCCATGGAGGGCCAGATCCGAGGCCTGGTTCTACCCAAGCCTTCGAG CCCTAGGACTTTGACCAGCATCGAGGATTCTGACGTATACCAGATGTTACAGAAAGACCAGGAGGAGCCCCAGGAGCCTCGGCAGTCTGGCTCCTTCAGAGCCCTGCAGGACTTTATTGACAGCGATG GTACTCGTCCCATTGTGACCAGGACAGTTAAAGCCCCCTCAACCAAACCGACTACGCCCACAGGAAACCTGCAGAAACTGCCCGTCTGCGACAAGTGTGGGAATGGGATTGT CGGGACGGTGGTGAAAGCACGAGACAAATATCGTCACCCTGGTTGCTTTGTGTGCTCCGACTGTGACGTCAACCTCAAACAGAAGGGCTATTTCTTTGTGGAGGGAGAGCTGTACTGTGAGACTCACGCTCGCTCTAGAATGAGACCACCGGAGGGACACGACCTCATCACAACTTTCCCTTCTGCATAG